In the Carboxydothermus hydrogenoformans Z-2901 genome, one interval contains:
- a CDS encoding amino acid ABC transporter permease, whose translation MELKWSVVIESLPLLAEGALVTLKITVIAVTLGSIIGLFAGLMRIARNPLLKFIARVYVDFIRGTPLLVQIFIIYYGFPQLWAALTGGQPHAISPWAAAIASTSINSGAYVAEIFRAGIQSIDRGQMEAARSLGMTYGQAMRYVILPQAFKRVIPPLGNEFIAMLKDTSLLSVIGFEELARRGALIIGYNARAFEVWFAVAILYLIMTLLISQLVSYTERRLKTGDHH comes from the coding sequence GTGGAACTAAAATGGTCGGTAGTAATTGAATCTTTACCTTTATTAGCAGAAGGTGCTTTAGTAACGCTTAAAATAACGGTTATTGCAGTTACGTTGGGGAGTATAATCGGTTTATTTGCGGGGCTTATGCGCATTGCGCGTAACCCCCTTTTAAAATTTATAGCTCGGGTTTATGTGGATTTTATCCGGGGGACACCTTTATTAGTGCAAATATTTATTATTTATTACGGTTTTCCCCAGCTATGGGCAGCACTTACCGGTGGCCAGCCTCATGCTATTTCACCCTGGGCAGCGGCTATTGCCTCCACCAGTATTAACAGCGGGGCGTATGTGGCGGAGATTTTCCGGGCGGGAATCCAATCGATAGACCGGGGACAGATGGAAGCAGCCCGCTCTTTAGGGATGACTTACGGACAGGCAATGCGGTACGTTATTTTACCCCAGGCGTTTAAGCGGGTAATACCGCCACTGGGTAACGAATTTATAGCTATGCTTAAAGATACCTCCCTGTTATCGGTGATTGGTTTTGAAGAGCTTGCGCGCCGCGGAGCTTTAATAATTGGTTATAATGCCCGGGCTTTTGAAGTGTGGTTTGCTGTGGCAATTTTATACCTGATTATGACCCTCCTAATTTCTCAGTTGGTGAGCTATACCGAAAGGAGGCTTAAAACCGGTGATCACCATTAA
- a CDS encoding amino acid ABC transporter ATP-binding protein — protein MITIKNLHKKFGKLHVLKGVTTHIKEREVVVIIGPSGSGKSTLLRCINLLETPTSGEVWVDGFNLTDPKTDINKVRTEVGMVFQRFNLFPHKTALENITLAPIKVRGMKKDEAEAIAYDLLKKVGLSDKAHAYPDQLSGGQQQRVAIARALAMKPKVMLFDEPTSALDPEMVGEVLEVMLELAHEGMTMVVVTHEMGFAKEVGHRVVFMDEGVIVEEGKPEEIFQNPQQQRTKDFLSKILHV, from the coding sequence GTGATCACCATTAAAAACCTTCACAAAAAATTTGGCAAGCTTCACGTTTTAAAAGGCGTAACCACTCACATTAAAGAACGGGAAGTAGTGGTGATCATAGGGCCTTCCGGTTCGGGGAAAAGTACCCTGTTAAGGTGCATTAACCTTTTAGAAACTCCCACTTCCGGCGAAGTGTGGGTGGATGGTTTTAACCTTACTGACCCAAAGACCGATATTAATAAAGTTCGGACGGAAGTGGGGATGGTGTTTCAGCGGTTTAACCTTTTTCCCCATAAAACAGCTTTAGAAAACATCACCCTGGCTCCCATTAAGGTGCGGGGCATGAAAAAAGATGAAGCGGAAGCGATTGCTTATGACCTTTTGAAAAAAGTGGGGCTTTCCGACAAAGCCCATGCGTATCCCGACCAGCTGTCCGGCGGTCAGCAGCAGCGGGTTGCCATTGCCCGGGCTTTGGCCATGAAGCCTAAAGTTATGCTGTTTGACGAACCGACTTCTGCTTTGGACCCGGAGATGGTTGGCGAAGTTTTAGAGGTAATGTTAGAACTTGCCCATGAAGGGATGACGATGGTGGTGGTAACTCACGAAATGGGTTTTGCCAAGGAAGTAGGCCACCGGGTAGTGTTTATGGATGAGGGGGTAATTGTGGAAGAGGGAAAACCCGAGGAGATTTTCCAGAACCCCCAGCAACAGAGGACCAAAGACTTTTTAAGTAAAATCTTACATGTTTAA
- a CDS encoding GNAT family N-acetyltransferase, with amino-acid sequence MEVTLKNGQKVKIRKVSLEDAEELLAFYKRATNETTFLAYGPGEFNFTVEQEREFINGHLQNKKALLAVADCRGRIIGSVSFKPGLGTQFSHFGEMGIAVLQEFWGLGVGWALISYLKKWAKDNGVRKINLNVRVDNKRAISLYEKAGFTYEGRISRHYLINGVFYDSYIMGIEID; translated from the coding sequence ATGGAAGTGACCTTAAAAAATGGGCAAAAGGTGAAAATCCGCAAAGTCAGTTTGGAAGATGCCGAAGAGCTTTTAGCATTTTATAAAAGAGCAACAAACGAAACTACTTTTTTGGCTTATGGACCGGGAGAATTTAACTTTACTGTGGAACAGGAAAGAGAATTCATTAATGGACATCTTCAAAATAAAAAAGCCTTACTGGCAGTAGCCGACTGCCGGGGAAGGATTATTGGAAGTGTAAGCTTTAAGCCGGGTTTGGGTACGCAGTTTTCTCATTTTGGCGAAATGGGGATAGCAGTGTTACAAGAGTTCTGGGGACTGGGAGTTGGCTGGGCTTTAATTTCTTATTTAAAAAAATGGGCTAAGGACAATGGTGTTAGGAAAATTAATTTAAATGTGCGGGTGGACAACAAAAGAGCTATTTCCTTATATGAAAAAGCAGGCTTTACTTACGAAGGGCGGATTAGCCGTCATTATTTAATTAACGGTGTTTTTTATGATTCGTACATTATGGGAATAGAAATAGATTAA
- a CDS encoding EamA family transporter: MLYYLAISLTIFSNIIYHVTQKLIPPKANPFLVLTSTYLTAAFLSLLLSPVFKGKEKFVFELSKLNWVGFALGIAIFGLELGFLLAYRAGWKISTAALFSNAAVSLFLIPIGILFFGEKLTVTKVLGIIFCLIGLWLLG, encoded by the coding sequence ATGTTATACTATTTAGCCATTAGTTTGACTATTTTTTCAAATATTATTTACCATGTTACGCAAAAGTTGATTCCCCCTAAAGCCAATCCTTTTTTAGTTTTAACTTCAACTTATCTTACGGCAGCTTTTTTATCGTTGTTGCTTTCGCCAGTATTTAAAGGTAAAGAAAAGTTTGTTTTTGAACTTTCAAAGTTAAACTGGGTAGGATTCGCTCTGGGGATAGCTATTTTTGGATTAGAACTGGGATTTTTACTGGCATACCGGGCCGGCTGGAAGATAAGTACCGCTGCTTTGTTCTCCAATGCAGCGGTAAGCCTTTTTTTAATCCCCATTGGGATTTTGTTTTTTGGAGAAAAATTAACCGTAACAAAAGTTTTGGGAATTATCTTTTGTTTAATAGGGCTCTGGCTTCTTGGTTAA
- the yedF gene encoding sulfurtransferase-like selenium metabolism protein YedF, translating to MDIYELAAKLSPFFARKEEIAGTVLFIQGESLGRGDEELGKILMKNFLTTLAGNDELPEALLFVNSGVKLVVEGSPVLGPLKILEEKGVYLGACGTCLDYFKLKDKVVAGEVTNMGNIVNYLTKSLKVVSL from the coding sequence GTGGATATTTACGAATTAGCTGCAAAGCTTTCTCCTTTTTTTGCCAGAAAGGAGGAAATTGCCGGCACCGTTCTTTTTATTCAGGGAGAATCGCTTGGGCGAGGGGATGAGGAACTCGGAAAAATTCTGATGAAAAATTTTCTTACAACCCTGGCGGGGAATGATGAACTTCCCGAAGCTTTATTGTTTGTTAACTCCGGGGTAAAGTTAGTGGTGGAAGGCTCTCCGGTATTAGGACCTTTAAAAATTCTTGAAGAAAAAGGAGTTTATCTCGGGGCTTGCGGGACCTGCCTTGATTATTTTAAGTTAAAAGATAAGGTAGTGGCCGGCGAAGTGACCAATATGGGAAATATTGTGAATTATTTAACAAAAAGCTTAAAAGTCGTAAGCCTTTAA
- a CDS encoding ATP-binding cassette domain-containing protein, with protein sequence MIQFKDVKFSKDPRFNPLTFSVEQPGIVGICGPAKTGKTACLLAMIGGVRPVAGSITVLGLNPVKKQREIRQKVGLSFVEGVYEPYFSLSVFDNFKFQGALLGKKVTPVEVDRLLEKIEANFTKESIIADLNPLQRIKVGLALALLGEPPVVLIDEPFRNLTCLERKHIEKILVNLKQEGKLVIYTTLKEEELGIADTVVDVVQGGVSNEFLENCAGRAKTAS encoded by the coding sequence GTGATTCAGTTTAAAGATGTTAAATTTAGTAAGGATCCCCGCTTTAATCCTCTCACTTTTTCCGTAGAACAGCCGGGGATTGTAGGAATTTGCGGACCAGCAAAGACCGGTAAGACTGCCTGCCTTTTAGCAATGATTGGTGGCGTGAGACCGGTTGCAGGATCAATAACGGTTTTAGGTTTAAATCCGGTGAAAAAACAGCGGGAAATAAGACAAAAGGTGGGGCTTTCTTTTGTAGAAGGGGTTTATGAGCCGTACTTTTCCCTCTCAGTTTTTGATAACTTTAAATTTCAAGGAGCTTTGTTAGGGAAAAAAGTCACACCCGTCGAGGTGGATAGACTTTTGGAGAAGATTGAAGCAAATTTTACAAAAGAAAGTATAATTGCCGATTTAAATCCTTTACAGAGAATTAAAGTTGGTTTAGCCCTGGCTTTACTTGGGGAACCACCGGTGGTCTTAATTGATGAACCCTTCAGGAACCTCACCTGCCTTGAACGAAAACATATTGAAAAAATTCTTGTAAATTTAAAGCAAGAAGGGAAGTTAGTTATTTATACCACTTTAAAAGAAGAAGAGCTTGGTATTGCCGATACAGTAGTGGACGTTGTGCAAGGAGGTGTAAGCAATGAATTTCTTGAAAATTGCGCGGGTCGAGCTAAAACAGCTTCTTAG